One Pseudomonadota bacterium genomic window, CTTTTAATGTTACAACATAGCATATTTGGGCACTCAAAATACCGCAATAGATGAATGGTGGAGGCGGGGAGAATCGAACTCCCGTCCGCAAGTCCTCTGCAGTCGGTACTACATGCTTAGTCAGATCATTAAATTTAATCAGCGTCAGGTTGATCGACAGACCTGAAGACAACGAGCTACCTTTAGTTTAATGAGATCCGAAGTAACCCCGGATTCCACGATCTCTCGTTTATGACTCCGCTGTTGGTTACCCAACTCAACCCAAGAGAAAGCTGGCGCGGAGTCTAGCCGGTATTAGGCGGCTAGAGCGTAACGTTCGTCGTTTGCGACTGTACGTTTTCCAGCTGATTTACAAGGTGACTGGACCTTGACATGCACCGAGCTGTTTCGCAACCCACGTCGAAACCAGGTCGCCCCCAACTGAGCTTAGTTTAAACGATCCCAAGGGGACTAACCAGTTTTATTCGAAGGTGTTTAAAAATATGCATTTCGACCGCTTTTCATTAATCCAGGGCGCGCAATAGCGCGTCGTCGTTTACGATGGATGATAATGCTTGGGACATGGCGTCATTAACCAGTTTTGTACTGTCGCGTGAAGACGACACACTGCCTAATTCTTTCTCTGTTGAAACGGTATAGCGCTTAGAGTATTTTTTATTGCCATTTACGATGGATGCGACAATCTCCACATTAAGTGTGGTCACATAACCAAACCGGGGGTTCTTGATCGAATTGAGCATGAGTTGTTCAAGTTCGATGAGAAATTTCTTAGGGTTCGAATCTCCACTGACCGCTTGAATACCCTGTTTTTCAAGTGCTGCGACCATTTTGGAGTTGAGTATGGCTTCAATATCTCCTTTGATTGATATGTCAAATTGCGCAGACTTGTCTCCCGTGACGCCGAGTGTTTTATTTGCTCTTGAGTCCTTTACGCTCAAATTTACGGATGTACTTTTTACTTCTGCTTGATTTGTAATAAAAATGTCAGGATTCAGATTGATAAATTGTGGTCCATACGCGCAGCTTGAAATCGTGATGGCAAGAAAAGAAAGTGCGAGGTATGGCTGTTTTGTTATTGAGCTATACATGTTTTCAATCTCCTATCGGTTACTGTAGCAAACTAGACTAACTTGCGAGCGACTAACATATAATTTACATTTAAGTTTTCGGTGAGTGAATAGACCTGTGTTATTGGGTTGTACCTCATCCCCTTTGTTTTTTCTACCTTGAGCCCGGACTTTCGTATCATCTGGCTAAGTATAGAAGGTCTTATGAATTTTTGGTATTCGTGAGTGCCTGCGGGTAGAAGCTTCAATATGTGTTCTGCGCCAACGATGGCAAATAGAAATGCCTTTGGAGTCTTTGATATTGTAGAAAATATTGTCCATCCCCCTGGTTTTACTAATTCAGCGCATGCGCGGACGACGCTGATTGGATCTGGCACATGCTCCAGCATTTCCATACAGGTAACGACATCAAAGCGCCCGGCATATTTCGCGCTGAAGTCCTCCGCGGATGATTTTTCATAAGTGATATTTAAGCGACTCTCATGTAGATGCAGCTTGGCAACGTTTAATGCTTTCTCAGCCATGTCGATGCCGACTACGCGAGCTCCTTTTCTCGATAGGCTTTCAGAGAGTATGCCGCCCCCGCAACCGACATCTAGGATGTCTTTATCATCCAGGCTAACGATTGATTCTATAAAGCTTAGCCTAAGCGGGTTAATTTGATGCAGTGGCTTAAATTCGCTATTCGGATCCCACCAGCGATGCGCCAGAGCTTCAAATTTTTTAATTTCCGAAGGGTCAACATTTATTTCCATAATCTATAATGGGGCGGTTAAAAATTGTTAAGCATCCTCTATGCTACACTCCAAATGCAAAATAGCCAGTTTGAAAGTGTATTTTTGTCTGTATTTTTGTGTTTTATATCTGGGCGGATTAGCCTAAAAGAGTCCTCTAAAAAAGTGCTGGGTGTGGTATCCTTACGCGTGAGTAGAAAGGGGCCACAAACGGTATAAAATTCTTAGATATTTTATGCGTGAATAAGTGGTCTAACATGGTATTTATCAACCTAAATCGTTAAGAAATTTCGCATGGAGCAATTCGCTAAAGAGACGTTGCCGATCAGTTTGGAAGAGGAGATGCGTCGTTCGTATTTAGATTACGCGATGAGCGTAATCGTAGGGCGCGCATTACCCGATGTTCGTGATGGGTTAAAGCCTGTGCACCGCAGAATTCTTTATGCCATGTATGAGTCGAATAACCAATGGAATCGCCCGTATGTAAAGTGTGCGCGTGTAGTGGG contains:
- a CDS encoding YajG family lipoprotein, coding for MYSSITKQPYLALSFLAITISSCAYGPQFINLNPDIFITNQAEVKSTSVNLSVKDSRANKTLGVTGDKSAQFDISIKGDIEAILNSKMVAALEKQGIQAVSGDSNPKKFLIELEQLMLNSIKNPRFGYVTTLNVEIVASIVNGNKKYSKRYTVSTEKELGSVSSSRDSTKLVNDAMSQALSSIVNDDALLRALD
- the ubiG gene encoding bifunctional 2-polyprenyl-6-hydroxyphenol methylase/3-demethylubiquinol 3-O-methyltransferase UbiG yields the protein MEINVDPSEIKKFEALAHRWWDPNSEFKPLHQINPLRLSFIESIVSLDDKDILDVGCGGGILSESLSRKGARVVGIDMAEKALNVAKLHLHESRLNITYEKSSAEDFSAKYAGRFDVVTCMEMLEHVPDPISVVRACAELVKPGGWTIFSTISKTPKAFLFAIVGAEHILKLLPAGTHEYQKFIRPSILSQMIRKSGLKVEKTKGMRYNPITQVYSLTENLNVNYMLVARKLV